One genomic segment of Odocoileus virginianus isolate 20LAN1187 ecotype Illinois chromosome 17, Ovbor_1.2, whole genome shotgun sequence includes these proteins:
- the LOC110122181 gene encoding C-C motif chemokine 14 isoform X4, translating to MKVSMAAVSFVLLLSTTVALGSENESSSRLYHSTECCFNYVSRAIPRQHVSSYYETSSLCSKPAIIFVTRKGLYVCANPHDGWVRDYIKELEE from the exons ATGAAGGTCTCCATGGCAGCCGTCTCCTTCGTCCTCCTCCTCAGCACCACTGTGGCCCTTGGGTCCGAGAATGAATCCTCTTCAA GACTTTACCACTCCACGGAGTGCTGCTTCAACTACGTGAGCCGGGCAATCCCCCGGCAGCACGTTTCAAGCTATTACGAGACCAGCAGCCTGTGCTCCAAGCCTGCAATCAT CTTCGTCACCAGGAAGGGCCTTTACGTCTGTGCCAACCCCCATGATGGCTGGGTCAGGGACTATATCAAGGAACTGGAGGAGTGA
- the LOC110122181 gene encoding C-C motif chemokine 14 isoform X3 has protein sequence MKVSMAAVSFVLLLSTTVALGSENESSSKGLYHSTECCFNYVSRAIPRQHVSSYYETSSLCSKPAIIFVTRKGLYVCANPHDGWVRDYIKELEE, from the exons ATGAAGGTCTCCATGGCAGCCGTCTCCTTCGTCCTCCTCCTCAGCACCACTGTGGCCCTTGGGTCCGAGAATGAATCCTCTTCAA AAGGACTTTACCACTCCACGGAGTGCTGCTTCAACTACGTGAGCCGGGCAATCCCCCGGCAGCACGTTTCAAGCTATTACGAGACCAGCAGCCTGTGCTCCAAGCCTGCAATCAT CTTCGTCACCAGGAAGGGCCTTTACGTCTGTGCCAACCCCCATGATGGCTGGGTCAGGGACTATATCAAGGAACTGGAGGAGTGA
- the LOC110122181 gene encoding C-C motif chemokine 14 isoform X5 has translation MKVSMAAVSFVLLLSTTVALGSENESSSKGLYHSTECCFNYVSRAIPRQHVSSYYETSSLCSKPAIIFITKRKREVCTNPNDDWVQEYIKDPRLPLRPSRRLA, from the exons ATGAAGGTCTCCATGGCAGCCGTCTCCTTCGTCCTCCTCCTCAGCACCACTGTGGCCCTTGGGTCCGAGAATGAATCCTCTTCAA AAGGACTTTACCACTCCACGGAGTGCTGCTTCAACTACGTGAGCCGGGCAATCCCCCGGCAGCACGTTTCAAGCTATTACGAGACCAGCAGCCTGTGCTCCAAGCCTGCAATCAT CTTCATCACCAAGCGGAAACGAGAGGTCTGTACCAACCCCAATGACGACTGGGTCCAAGAGTACATCAAGGATCCCAGGCTTCCTCTACGGCCTTCCAGGAGGTTGGCCTAA
- the LOC110122181 gene encoding C-C motif chemokine 14 isoform X2 yields the protein MNPLQGSRGSQHPASLTSTLISASPPSFSLEGLYHSTECCFNYVSRAIPRQHVSSYYETSSLCSKPAIIFVTRKGLYVCANPHDGWVRDYIKELEE from the exons ATGAATCCTCTTCAA GGTTCCAGAGGCAGCCAGCACCCCGCATCTTTAACAAGCACCTTGATCTCAGCTTCGCCCCCCTCTTTCTCCTTAGAAGGACTTTACCACTCCACGGAGTGCTGCTTCAACTACGTGAGCCGGGCAATCCCCCGGCAGCACGTTTCAAGCTATTACGAGACCAGCAGCCTGTGCTCCAAGCCTGCAATCAT CTTCGTCACCAGGAAGGGCCTTTACGTCTGTGCCAACCCCCATGATGGCTGGGTCAGGGACTATATCAAGGAACTGGAGGAGTGA
- the LOC110122181 gene encoding C-C motif chemokine 16 isoform X1, which yields MKVSMAALSLLILTITSAVHSQPKIPESVNHPPTCCLKYHEKVLPRKLVVGYRQALNCNLPAIIFITKRKREVCTNPNDDWVQEYIKDPRLPLRPSRRLA from the exons ATGAAGGTCTCCATGGCTGCCCTCTCTCTCCTCATCCTCACCATCACTTCTGCTGTTCACAGCCAACCAA AAATTCCTGAGTCGGTGAACCACCCACCCACCTGCTGCCTGAAGTATCATGAGAAAGTATTGCCAAGAAAACTGGTGGTGGGATACAGACAGGCCCtcaactgtaacctgccagcaaTCAT CTTCATCACCAAGCGGAAACGAGAGGTCTGTACCAACCCCAATGACGACTGGGTCCAAGAGTACATCAAGGATCCCAGGCTTCCTCTACGGCCTTCCAGGAGGTTGGCCTAA